In Apium graveolens cultivar Ventura chromosome 10, ASM990537v1, whole genome shotgun sequence, the following are encoded in one genomic region:
- the LOC141692430 gene encoding uncharacterized protein LOC141692430: MKLKVVWRKVSDYVRYDLKEIAFPSSLPDPPHFKKRRKLTWKERYLVLKEASRLYCASWVRDIGPELRPNDYKKKEWSEDKPNGVDSTDRQREPSTLEDLAIAARGGMEALRPALQRVYMTRASAYRDGLKSFIQGYQEGIKEVMEKKEEYDSQQKEDTEKTEDAQKKTS; this comes from the exons ATGAAGCTGAAGGTGGTGTGGAGGAAAGTTTCTGATTACGTTCGATATGATTTGAAAGAAATTGCATTTCCGTCTTCTTTACCCGACCCCCCTCATTTTAAAAAGCGCAGAAAATTGACTTGGAAAGAGCGTTACCTA GTTTTAAAGGAAGCATCCAGGTTGTATTGTGCGAGCTGGGTAAGGGATATTGGTCCTGAACTTCGCCCAAATGACTATAAGAAGAAAGAGTGGAGTGAAGATAAGCCCAATGGGGTAGACAGTACAGACAGACAGAGAGAGCCCTCAACGTTAGAAGATCTTG CAATTGCTGCAAGAGGTGGCATGGAGGCTCTTAGGCCAGCTTTGCAGCGTGTTTACATGACAAGAGCTTCAGCTTATAGAGATGGTCTTAAGAGCTTTATACAAGGGTATCAAGAAGGTATTAAAGAAGTCatggagaagaaagaagaataTGATTCTCAGCAGAAAGAAGATACTGAAAAGACAGAAGACGCTCAGAAAAAAACATCCTGA
- the LOC141692815 gene encoding protein trichome birefringence-like 9 — protein MDLLQPNSLPPQNTFSLSFFTRKQFTHFSFLFFFLLILVTSFLIFTPSYLLHSLAFFSLIFPKNQYYSTTAPTIDIHKLKACDFSNGEWVRDESYKGRLYTEECPFLDPGFRCRRNGRSDLDYLNWRWQPKECHLPRFNATDFLERSRNGRIVFAGDSIGRNQWESLLCMLAHGVSNMSTIYEEHGNPLTKHKGYLSIRFHDYNLTVEYFREPFLVVVGRLPKNAPQGVRGVIRVDKLRWLGSKWTNSDILVFNTGHWWNRDKTVKMGFYFQEKESINMTMNITEAFQRSLTTWKSWVLQNLDPRKNHVFYRSYSPVHYRDGAWNDGGHCDSNTSPETDYTKLETVTSNNLYVSNVIKQIENKNKKAYFLNITYLTEFRKDGHPSKHREPGTPVEAPQDCSHWCLPGVPDTWNEILYAHLLSRDFKVKLK, from the exons ATGGATCTTCTTCAACCCAATTCTCTCCCACCACAAAACACATTCTCTCTTTCATTTTTCACCAGAAAACAATTTACACAtttctcttttctctttttctttcttctcaTTCTTGTAACATCCTTTTTAATCTTTACACCATCATATTTACTACATAGCTtagctttcttttccttgatctTTCCAAAAAACCAATACTACTCAACTACTGCCCCTACTATTGACATTCATAAGTTGAAAGCTTGTGATTTTTCCAATGGAGAATGGGTTCGCGACGAAAGCTACAAGGGAAGATTGTACACGGAGGAATGTCCCTTTCTTGACCCTGGTTTTCGTTGTCGGAGAAACGGACGATCAGATTTAGACTATCTTAACTGGCGGTGGCAGCCCAAAGAATGTCATCTTCCAAG ATTCAACGCAACTGATTTTCTAGAGAGGAGTCGAAATGGACGTATAGTCTTTGCCGGGGACTCCATTGGGAGAAACCAATGGGAATCACTATTATGCATGCTTGCACATGGAGTTTCAAACATGTCAACTATATATGAAGAACATGGAAACCCTTTAACCAAACACAAAGGCTATCTCTCAATCCGTTTCCATGACTACAACCTGACGGTTGAATACTTTCGGGAGCCTTTCCTAGTAGTCGTAGGGCGGCTGCCTAAGAATGCACCACAGGGTGTCCGAGGAGTCATTAGAGTTGACAAGCTACGCTGGCTTGGCTCTAAGTGGACTAATTCCGATATTCTTGTATTCAATACTGGACATTGGTGGAACCGGGACAAAACTGTAAAAAT GGGATTCTACTTTCAAGAGAAGGAGAGTATTAACATGACAATGAATATCACAGAAGCATTTCAAAGGTCCCTGACAACATGGAAATCATGGGTTCTGCAAAATTTAGATCCTAGAAAGAACCATGTCTTCTACAGGAGCTATTCCCCTGTACATTACAG GGATGGAGCATGGAATGATGGAGGTCACTGTGACAGTAATACCTCACCAGAAACAGACTACACAAAATTGGAGACCGTGACATCAAACAATCTGTATGTTTCCAATGTAATCAAACAAATTGAGAACAAAAACAAAAAGGCGTATTTCTTAAACATCACGTATCTAACAGAGTTTAGGAAAGACGGTCACCCTTCTAAACATCGTGAGCCAGGCACTCCGGTTGAAGCACCACAGGACTGCAGCCATTGGTGCTTACCCGGAGTTCCAGACACTTGGAATGAAATACTCTACGCTCATCTTTTGTCAAGAGACTTCAAAGTCAAGCTAAAGTGA